In one Drosophila gunungcola strain Sukarami chromosome 2R unlocalized genomic scaffold, Dgunungcola_SK_2 000011F, whole genome shotgun sequence genomic region, the following are encoded:
- the LOC128255322 gene encoding phosphatidylinositol 4-phosphate 5-kinase type-1 alpha isoform X1: MASGDGDTINTIDLDSSSASQAKLAEPSNASTDHVGNSSPDLGNRPMRAASKADKERKIGHRRVGEGGEITYKKIQTSQIMGSIQLGIQHTVGSLASKPKRDLLMMDFWEIESITFPPEGSSLTPAHHYSEFRYKIYAPIAFRYFRDLFGIQPDDFMMSMCTSPLRELSNPGASGSIFYLTTDDEFIIKTVQHKEGEFLQKLLPGYYMNLNQNPRTLLPKFFGLYCLQTSNAKNIRLVVMNNLLPSSVRMHLKYDLKGSTFKRKANKAERAKKSPTYKDLDFMEQHPNGIFLEAETYSALIKTIQRDCTVLESFKIMDYSLLLGVHNLDIALREKQSEQRKPLRAPLAEDSDVDGDDPLDALDGDAKDRDAATGISRNKSVNRQRLVAHSTAMESIQAESEPIDDEEDVPPGGIPARSEKGERLLLYIGIIDILQSYRLKKKLEHTFKSIIHDGETVSVCRPSFYAQRFQNFMAKTVFRKIPSLDLPEIKGNHRKFRTLVTSYIALKHSPSKRKSLSKAIQRSIDSDNEVVTRPVHASHSHSSGKIHQPTKPPTTEPTPAGAAGGAVGGAAALGPASASATSERAPPPVRQRTPAASNLKTRVPPPVPPRGSPRRKDAQDRTTPGTKQEKHTTNPNPPPAHTHTLQVPTSEVMPRFGDRRSPSNVQDWLELHDLFDAPDNGLRAPTAPPPEPTVALLRSSSLRRRDSLHSAYSTARSESSLRRQPPRLLNHVDIFQRQNSFVAPSERSSLGSIVRNFPPIRADSYRSGRSRSSGSIPSHRSPRRGVQEKLERQHRRKRYFHYVDMALVGDDCDNQLEEDNLLQSVSAFLEVKRELEATYRPKRPLPKLTDPPPAEQLARDPLPQQTRRAKRRAPKSAPSTIPESEGTLGSTGRGLGRE, encoded by the exons ATGGCCTCCGGCGATGGCGACACCATCAACACCATCGACTTGGACAGCTCCTCGGCGTCGCAGGCCAAACTGGCGGAGCCCAGCAATG CCTCCACCGACCATGTGGGAAACTCATCGCCCGAC CTGGGCAACCGACCGATGCGAGCGGCCAGCAAGGCGGACAAGGAGCGCAAGATTGGCCACAGACGCGTCGGCGAGGGCGGCGAGATCACATACAAGAAGATACAGACGTCGCAGATCATGGGCTCCATTCAACTGGGAATCCAGCACACT GTCGGCAGTCTAGCCTCGAAGCCCAAGCGTGATCTACTTATGATGGACTTCTGGGAAATCGAGAGCATCACCTTTCCGCCAGAGGGTTCTAGCCTTACACCTGCCCACCACTATAGCGAGTTCAGATACAAAATCTACGCGCCCATCGCTTTTCGCTACTTTCGGGATCTGTTCGGCATCCAGCCAGATGATTTTATG ATGTCCATGTGTACGTCCCCACTGCGGGAACTGTCCAATCCTGGTGCTTCCGGCTCTATATTCTACCTGACGACCGACGACGAGTTCATCATCAAGACGGTGCAACACAAAGAGGGCGAATTCTTACAGAAACTACTGCCTGG TTACTACATGAATCTAAATCAAAATCCGCGCACGCTATTGCCAAAGTTCTTCGGATTGTACTGCCTGCAGACGAGCAACGCCAAAAATATTCGCCTGGTGGTCATGAACAATCTGCTGCCCTCATCCGTAAGAATGCACCTGAAGTACGACTTGAAGGGCTCCACGTTCAAGCGCAAGGCCAACAAGGCGGAGCGCGCCAAGAAGTCGCCCACGTATAAGGACCTCGACTTCATGGAGCAGCATCCGAACGGCATTTTCCTGGAGGCCGAGACCTACTCCGCGCTGATCAAGACCATTCAGCGCGACTGTACGGTGCTGGAGTCCTTCAAGATCATGGACTACTCCCTGCTCCTCGGCGTCCACAACCTGGACATTGCGCTCAGGGAGAAGCAGAGCGAGCAACGGAAACCGCTGAGAGCTCCGCTGGCCGAGGACTCCGACGTGGATGGGGACGATCCGCTGGACGCCCTGGATGGCGACGCCAAGGATCGCGATGCGGCCACGGGCATAAGTAGAAACAA GTCCGTCAATCGTCAGCGTTTAGTGGCCCACTCCACGGCCATGGAGAGCATTCAGGCGGAGAGTGAACCcatcgacgacgaggaggatgTGCC ACCTGGTGGAATTCCAGCGAGGAGTGAGAAAGGCGAACGACTGCTGCTCTACATTGGAATCATTGACATTCTGCAATCCTACAGGCTGAAAAAGAAACTGGAGCACACTTTCAAAAGCATCATACACGACGGG GAAACCGTATCGGTCTGCCGGCCCTCGTTCTATGCTCAAAGATTCCAAAACTTTATGGCCAAGACCGTGTTCCGCAAGATACCCTCCC TGGATCTCCCAGAGATCAAAGGGAATCACAGAAAATTTCGTACCTTGGTAACCAGCTACATAG CGCTTAAACATTCGCCATCGAAGAGAAAAAGCCTTTCCAAGGCTATTCAGCGCTCCATCGACAGCGACAACGAGGTGGTCACGCGGC CGGTTCACGCCTCGCACTCGCACAGTAGTGGCAAGATTCACCAGCCAACCAAGCCGCCCACCACCGAGCCCACGCCAGCGGGAGCGGCAGGTGGAGCCGTAGGAGGAGCAGCTGCCCTTGGTCCAGCTAGCGCCAGTGCCACCAGCGAGCGGGCACCTCCGCCCGTCAGGCAGCGGACTCCGGCGGCCAGCAATCTGAAGACACGAGTGCCACCGCCAGTGCCACCGCGTGGTTCTCCGCGGCGCAAGGATGCCCAGGATCGGACGACACCAGGTACAAAGCAAGAGAAGCACACCACTAATCCCAATCCGCCACCagcacacacccacaccctcCAGGTGCCAACGAGCGAGGTCATGCCTCGGTTCGGAGATCGTCGTTCGCCCAGCAACGTCCAGGATTGGCTGGAGCTCCACGATCTTTTCGATGCTCCGGATAATGGCCTGCGAGCTCCGACTGCTCCTCCGCCCGAGCCTACAGTTGCGCTGCTCAGGAGTTCCTCGCTGAGGCGCCGGGACTCGCTGCACTCCGCCTACTCCACGGCTCGATCGGAGAGCAGTTTACGGCGGCAGCCGCCTCGACTGCTTAACCACGTGGACATTTTTCAGCGGCAGAACAGCTTCGTGGCGCCCAGCGAGCGATCTTCATTGGGCTCCATTGTTCGGAACTTTCCGCCTATCAGAGCGGATAGCTATCGTTCCGGACGCTCCCGTTCCTCGGGCAGTATTCCCAGCCACCGTTCACCAAGGCGTGGAGTACAGGAGAAGCTGGAGCGGCAGCACAGGCGGAAGCGCTACTTTCACTACGTGGACATGGCACTCGTTGGCGATGATTGCGACAACCAACTGGAGGAGGACAACCTGCTGCAGTCGGTCAGTGCGTTTCTGGAGGTGAAGCGCGAGCTGGAGGCGACATATCGCCCAAAAAGGCCGCTGCCCAAGCTCACGGATCCTCCGCCAGCAGAGCAGCTGGCCAGGGATCCTCTTCCACAGCAGACGAGGCGGGCAAAGAGACGGGCGCCCAAGTCAGCGCCTTCCACGATACCCGAGAGCGAGGGCACCCTGGGATCGACGGGACGCGGACTGGGACGGGAGTAG